Proteins from one Anthonomus grandis grandis chromosome 8, icAntGran1.3, whole genome shotgun sequence genomic window:
- the LOC126739226 gene encoding diphosphomevalonate decarboxylase: MKVVTCIAPVNIAVIKYWGKKDEELILPLNDSISASLSTDIMCAKTTVMASPSFEKNRFWLNGKIQCMETNTRLSNCIEMVKKRADSSLEHYNWNISICSENNFPTAAGLASSAAGYACLVYALAKLYKIEGEISEIARQGSGSACRSVYGGWVQWHSGTLPTGEDSIASQIAPASHWPEMRALVLVANDSRKKFGSTLGMYRTTKTSTLIWERVNKVVPERVKQMRQAILSKNFESFAEITMKDSNSMHAVILDTYPPGIYMNDISQAMVNLVHCYNDYKGHNSVAYTFDAGPNACIYLLESEVDEFIAVVNYVFPKLKSVPNSEYYKGYPLPDTTKYVKNKELNVSPCSEGMLKYIIYTRVGEGPSVLVDQKEHLLQQNGLPKH; the protein is encoded by the exons atgaaagtcgTGACCTGCATAGCCCCCGTTAATATTGCAGTCATCAAATATT GGGGCAAAAAAGATGAAGAGTTAATTTTACCTTTAAATGACTCAATTAGTGCCAGTCTTAGTACAGATATT atGTGTGCCAAAACAACTGTTATGGCATCACCTTCTTTTGAGAAAAATAGATTCTGGCTGAATGGTAAGATTCAGTGTATGGAGACAAATACCAGGTTAAGTAATTGCATTGAAATGG ttaagaaaagagcaGATTCCTCTCTTGAACACTACAATTGGAACATATCAATTTGTTCTGAAAATAACTTTCCCACTGCAGCGGGTCTTGCATCCTCTGCCGCAGGTTATGCTTGTTTAGTATATGCTTTAGCTAAACTTTACAAAATTGAGGGTGAAATATCCGAAATAGCCAGACAAGGATCTGGCAGTGCTTGCAGGAGCGTATATGGCGGTTGG GTTCAATGGCATAGTGGTACTTTGCCAACTGGAGAAGATTCCATAGCAAGCCAAATCGCACCTGCGAGTCATTGGCCTGAGATGAGAGCATTGGTACTTGTTGCTAATGACAGTCGTAAAAAGTTTGGCTCTACACTGGGCATGTATAGAACAACCAAAACTAGTACATTAATTTGGGAAAGGGTCAATAAG GTGGTGCCGGAAAGAGTGAAACAAATGAGACAAGCGATATTAAGCAAGAATTTTGAAAGTTTTGCTGAAATTACTATGAAAGACTCAAATAGTATGCATGCTGTTATTCTAGATACTTATCCGCCTGGTATTTATATGAATGATATTTCACAAGCTATGGTGAACTTAGTGCATTGTTACAACGATTATAAAGGACATAACAGT gtgGCATATACATTTGATGCTGGTCCTAACGCCTGCATTTACTTATTAGAATCTGAAGTAGACGAATTTATTGCAGTGGTAAATTATGTCTTCCCGAAACTAAAAAGTGTTCCGAATTCAGAGTATTACAAGGGGTATCCTCTACCAGATACCACAAAATAT GTTAAGAATAAAGAGCTAAATGTGTCACCCTGTTCGGAAggaatgttaaaatatattatttatacaaggGTAGGTGAAGGACCTAGTGTTTTGGTGGACCAAAAGGAGCATCTTCTTCAACAAAATGGTTTGCCTAAGCACTAG